A part of Streptomyces sp. DSM 40750 genomic DNA contains:
- a CDS encoding flavin reductase family protein, producing the protein MSESTIGTPVSATPDDFRTLMSGFPTGVAVVTATDTDGAQRGMTCSSLCGVSLEPPVLLVCLRGGSPTLDAVLCSGAFAVNLLHADARPTAELFASGDPHRFGKVPWEAGPQAAGPHLVRDAHTVADCGVLSAQPVGDHVTVYGEIRRVTRRGDRIPLLYGLRQFRPWPEH; encoded by the coding sequence ATGAGCGAATCGACCATCGGGACACCGGTCTCGGCGACCCCTGACGATTTCCGGACGCTGATGAGCGGCTTCCCCACGGGGGTCGCCGTCGTCACCGCGACGGACACCGACGGCGCGCAGCGCGGGATGACCTGTTCGTCCCTCTGCGGGGTGTCGCTGGAGCCGCCGGTCCTGCTGGTGTGCCTGCGGGGCGGCAGTCCCACGCTGGACGCGGTGCTGTGCTCCGGGGCCTTCGCGGTGAACCTGCTGCACGCGGACGCGCGGCCGACGGCCGAACTGTTCGCCTCGGGCGATCCGCACCGCTTCGGCAAGGTCCCCTGGGAGGCGGGCCCCCAGGCCGCGGGACCGCATCTGGTGCGGGACGCGCACACGGTCGCGGACTGCGGGGTGCTGTCGGCGCAGCCGGTGGGCGACCACGTGACGGTGTACGGGGAGATCCGCCGGGTCACCCGGCGAGGTGACCGGATCCCGCTGCTGTACGGCCTGCGGCAGTTCCGGCCATGGCCGGAGCACTGA
- a CDS encoding NAD(P)/FAD-dependent oxidoreductase, which translates to MKADFDVAVIGGGPAGSTMASYLARAGLSVVVFESETFPRPHVGESLVPATTPVLHEIGALEKIDEARFPKKYGASWTSAESRDIPRMGYSGLSHGWTADIAFVERNQPGVDRDYTFHVDRGRFDAILLRHADEQGATVLGGARVLKVDFADPESVRLTVRLASKEADFTARMVVDASGRGTLLGRQLKVKVADPVFDQYAVHTWFEGLDRNAIAADAAQVDHIFVHFLPIKDTWLWQIPITDTITSIGVVTQKKRFAAAAKDREGFFWDFVSSRPELHDALKNAERVREFKAEGDYSYAMKQICGDRFVLIGDAARFVDPIFSSGVSVALNSARIAAQDIVAAHEAGDFAKKRFETYETKLRRAVKYWYEFISIYYRLNVLFTAFVQDPRYRIDVLKMLQGDVYDGEEPKALAAMREIVAEVENNPSHLWHPYLGTLRAPASAPGF; encoded by the coding sequence ATGAAGGCGGACTTCGATGTCGCGGTCATCGGTGGCGGGCCGGCCGGCTCGACCATGGCCTCGTATCTCGCCAGGGCCGGCCTCTCCGTGGTCGTGTTCGAAAGCGAGACATTCCCCCGGCCGCACGTCGGTGAGTCGCTCGTCCCGGCGACCACACCCGTGCTGCACGAGATCGGGGCCCTCGAAAAGATCGACGAGGCCAGGTTCCCGAAGAAGTACGGCGCCTCGTGGACCTCCGCCGAGTCACGGGACATACCCCGCATGGGATACAGCGGCCTCAGCCACGGCTGGACCGCCGACATCGCGTTCGTGGAACGCAACCAGCCGGGTGTCGACCGCGACTACACCTTCCATGTGGACCGCGGCAGGTTCGACGCCATCCTGCTCAGGCACGCCGACGAACAGGGCGCCACCGTCCTGGGCGGTGCCCGGGTCCTGAAGGTGGACTTCGCCGACCCCGAGTCGGTGCGGCTGACCGTCCGGCTGGCGTCGAAGGAGGCGGACTTCACCGCCCGCATGGTCGTGGACGCCTCCGGCCGCGGCACGCTGCTCGGACGGCAGCTCAAGGTGAAGGTCGCCGACCCGGTCTTCGACCAGTACGCCGTCCACACCTGGTTCGAGGGCCTGGACCGGAACGCGATCGCCGCCGACGCCGCCCAGGTGGACCACATCTTCGTGCACTTCCTGCCCATCAAGGACACCTGGCTGTGGCAGATCCCGATCACCGACACGATCACCAGCATCGGTGTGGTCACGCAGAAGAAGCGCTTCGCCGCCGCGGCCAAGGACCGTGAGGGGTTCTTCTGGGACTTCGTCTCCAGCCGCCCCGAACTGCACGACGCCCTGAAGAACGCGGAGCGGGTCCGGGAGTTCAAGGCCGAGGGCGACTACAGCTACGCGATGAAGCAGATCTGCGGCGACCGCTTCGTGCTCATCGGGGACGCGGCACGATTCGTCGACCCGATCTTCTCCAGCGGTGTGAGCGTCGCCCTCAACAGCGCGCGCATCGCCGCCCAGGACATCGTCGCGGCGCACGAGGCGGGCGACTTCGCCAAGAAGCGTTTCGAGACCTACGAGACCAAGCTCCGCCGTGCGGTGAAGTACTGGTACGAGTTCATCTCCATCTACTACCGCCTGAACGTCCTGTTCACCGCCTTCGTCCAGGACCCGCGCTACCGCATCGACGTGCTGAAGATGCTGCAGGGTGACGTCTACGACGGGGAGGAACCCAAGGCTCTCGCGGCGATGCGGGAGATCGTGGCGGAGGTGGAGAACAACCCCAGCCATCTGTGGCACCCCTACCTCGGCACCCTCCGGGCCCCGGCCTCGGCGCCCGGTTTCTGA
- a CDS encoding ArsR/SmtB family transcription factor: MQRVHFTVGDLARTRLRSTLGPVAEGVFALGVLAGSGQADYARWRGEGHRRLLQLRQAASWSPPAPLPRTVDAPDDLLFLLERAAPASGRPPLGPPRADAARLALDVWRAAVAPYWDRIGARLEAECEARGRIVMAGGVEELLATLHPRIVWTGSVLEIPDGPDREIHLDGRGLLLCPSVFLPGKVGRVVECERDTGMAALVFAAPLAGTRAADLWVGPELDVQALGALLGQTRAAALRVLTTSACTTSQLAARLGISSAGASQHTAVLRQSGLITTRRVRNKVLHTVTPLGLALLGGRLRHHTAAVSAPAMAGTAAGRTAAGSGHLAG, encoded by the coding sequence ATGCAGAGAGTTCATTTCACCGTCGGCGATCTGGCACGTACCCGGCTGCGGAGCACGCTCGGCCCGGTCGCCGAGGGCGTCTTCGCGCTCGGTGTACTGGCCGGATCCGGCCAGGCCGACTACGCGCGATGGCGTGGCGAGGGCCATCGCCGCCTGCTTCAGCTTCGGCAGGCCGCGTCCTGGTCGCCGCCGGCCCCGCTGCCGCGCACCGTCGACGCGCCGGACGACCTGCTGTTCCTGCTGGAACGGGCGGCGCCCGCGAGCGGTCGGCCGCCCCTCGGGCCGCCCCGCGCCGACGCGGCCCGGCTGGCCCTGGACGTGTGGCGGGCGGCGGTCGCCCCGTACTGGGACCGCATCGGCGCACGGCTCGAAGCCGAGTGCGAGGCACGCGGCCGGATCGTCATGGCCGGCGGTGTGGAGGAACTGCTCGCCACCCTGCACCCCAGAATCGTGTGGACCGGCTCGGTCCTGGAGATACCCGACGGCCCCGACCGCGAGATCCACCTCGACGGCCGGGGCCTGTTGCTGTGCCCCTCCGTCTTCCTGCCCGGCAAGGTCGGCCGGGTCGTCGAGTGCGAGCGGGACACCGGTATGGCGGCGCTCGTCTTCGCCGCCCCCCTGGCCGGCACCCGGGCCGCCGACCTGTGGGTCGGCCCCGAGCTCGACGTCCAGGCGCTCGGAGCCCTGCTCGGCCAGACCCGGGCGGCCGCGCTGCGGGTGCTGACGACGTCCGCCTGCACCACCAGCCAGCTCGCCGCCCGCCTGGGGATCTCCTCGGCGGGCGCCAGCCAGCACACCGCCGTACTGCGCCAGTCGGGGCTCATCACCACGCGCCGGGTACGGAACAAGGTGCTGCACACGGTGACGCCCCTGGGCCTGGCGCTGCTCGGCGGCCGACTGCGCCACCACACGGCGGCGGTCAGTGCTCCGGCCATGGCCGGAACTGCCGCAGGCCGTACAGCAGCGGGATCCGGTCACCTCGCCGGGTGA
- a CDS encoding non-ribosomal peptide synthetase has product MNHPSNPFAAEPLHEVIARRAASSDHALAVVAGGRALTYGELDRRANRLAHLLLRTGAGPDAPVGVLLNRGTRLAVTLLAVWKTGAAYVPLDPGHPAARTSAVLADTGAAVVVTGPDTAERFEGSAVRTVALDADARALDGLPQDAPAVAVSGAHPAYVLHTSGSTGRPKGVVISHEGLANQVGWRVRAHGLGPGDRVLHKTPLTFDAAGWEIFAPLAGGGTVVMAPTGAERDPALLVRTVNEHRVTVLQVVPSVLRMLVDEPAWRDCATLRLLSSGGEQLHAELVQRFLRAMGDRGAEVEVWNTYGPTECTNEVTGHRFDPIQRSGPVPIGTPVDGIRTVVADPAGHPVEPGHRGELYLGGIGLAHGYLGQARLTAERFVPDPFGPPGGRLYRTGDLVRQRADGSLEYLGRTDHQVKINGVRIEPAEVEAALAGHPGIREAAVTSYKTPTGDTRLAAYLLSRPDEAPTAPEALREFLAGRLPESHLPSVYVEMASFPRTSSGKLDRLALPAPDATGNPEAVPTTDAERLVAGLWRELFHAEDIGVHDDFFRLGGSSLQLTRLANRLRAATGRDIELPRLLRATTVAAQARLIAVEDDGTERAEAPAVRPVPRTGGLPLSLGQRRLWLLDRINPRSREWVTGLFLRVPATDGEPLVRRALDELTTRHEALRTRFVADGGQGGEPSQLIDPPGPMTLRTVTAPRARVGELVERDAAEGFDLEHGPVARALLISEPDTGPTAEAADRTLVLLMHHIVGDGWSATVLREEFHEILGALRAGRRPELPELAVQYADYAVWQRERLTEDVVARELDHWRTVLDGAAPLALRTDRPRPPARDARGSVVTFTVPADIAEGLTELGRRGDATPFMVLLTAFTTLLARYTGQWDVAIGTPVAGRERPEIEGVVGFFLNSLVLRCPLDGSLAFEQALERVREVCKDAFGHQELPFEELVAALAPERDLSRTPLYQVAFDYHGEELTGSAADADELDAVTEVSSIAKTDLTLYMRGQPDGTLVGALEYATSLFERATVERLAGHFRQLLESVVTEPLGRLDTLDLLPDDERLALSAPGRHNHTPAPDVTASVPALFAARAAAVPDATALVADGATATFAELDTRANQLAHLLRGLGVGPESVVGVLLDRGIDLPVTLLAVWKAGAAYLPLDPSFPVDRVGGVLADARARVVVTRSEHRERLADVFPGRFVATDDDADLIAAQPGSPPARPAHLDPGLGRDLDLPAYVIYTSGSTGRPKGVQITHRGLANHVRWAVEELASRGTGGGAVFSSVAFDLVVPNLWAPLLAGLPTHLLPQDLDLAELGTRLRSAAPFSFLKLTPGHMEILARQLDPEVLAGLAGVIVVAGEALPVRRADEWARTLGAGRLINEYGPTEASVGTCVYPVTAPVSGESVPIGRPLPGVTMHVLDDLMRPAPTGVVGELYVGGLGVARGYAARPELTAACFVPDPYGPAGARLYRTGDVVRLLPDGHVDFVGRRDSQVKIRGYRVELGEIKSVLDAHPAVAEAVVTAVEDADGNTGLAAYWVPAPGVPERAETREELAAHVAERLPGYMVPRTFTPIARVPLNANGKLDRAALPKPREAAADDLVEPRGVVEERIAEIFEELLGVRAGAHSHFFRSGGNSILAIRLIAEIQQAFDIDFPTRAVFEGGTVAELAEVVETEVRAEIDQMSQEDLMAEALEWDEHPSPNGTT; this is encoded by the coding sequence ATGAACCACCCGTCGAATCCGTTCGCGGCGGAGCCGCTCCACGAAGTCATCGCGCGCCGGGCCGCGTCGTCCGACCACGCCCTCGCAGTCGTGGCCGGGGGGCGGGCGCTGACCTACGGCGAGCTGGACCGCCGCGCCAACCGGCTGGCGCACCTGCTGTTACGTACGGGGGCCGGACCGGACGCGCCGGTCGGCGTCCTCCTGAACCGGGGCACCCGCCTCGCCGTCACCCTGCTGGCCGTCTGGAAGACCGGCGCGGCCTATGTGCCGCTCGACCCCGGCCACCCCGCGGCCCGTACCTCCGCCGTACTGGCGGACACGGGGGCCGCGGTGGTGGTGACCGGGCCGGACACGGCCGAGCGCTTCGAGGGCTCGGCGGTGCGGACGGTCGCGCTCGACGCCGACGCCAGGGCACTCGACGGTCTGCCGCAGGACGCCCCGGCGGTCGCGGTGTCCGGTGCGCATCCCGCGTACGTGCTCCACACCTCCGGTTCCACCGGGCGGCCCAAGGGCGTCGTGATCAGCCACGAGGGTCTCGCCAACCAGGTCGGCTGGCGGGTCCGCGCCCACGGCCTCGGCCCCGGCGACCGCGTCCTGCACAAGACGCCCCTGACCTTCGACGCCGCCGGCTGGGAGATCTTCGCACCGCTGGCCGGCGGCGGCACGGTGGTGATGGCGCCGACGGGTGCCGAGCGGGACCCCGCCCTGCTGGTCCGCACGGTCAACGAGCACCGCGTCACGGTCCTTCAGGTCGTGCCGTCGGTGCTGCGCATGCTGGTCGACGAGCCCGCCTGGCGGGACTGCGCCACCCTCCGGCTGCTCTCCTCCGGCGGCGAACAGCTGCACGCCGAACTCGTTCAGCGCTTCCTGCGGGCCATGGGCGACCGCGGGGCCGAGGTCGAGGTGTGGAACACCTACGGTCCCACCGAGTGCACCAACGAGGTCACCGGTCACCGCTTCGACCCGATCCAGCGTTCCGGTCCGGTGCCCATCGGCACGCCCGTCGACGGTATCCGCACGGTCGTCGCCGACCCCGCCGGACATCCCGTGGAGCCCGGCCACCGGGGGGAGCTGTACCTCGGTGGCATCGGGCTGGCCCACGGCTATCTGGGCCAGGCCCGGCTCACGGCCGAGCGCTTCGTGCCCGACCCGTTCGGCCCGCCCGGCGGGCGGCTCTACCGGACCGGCGACCTCGTACGGCAGCGGGCCGACGGCAGTCTCGAATACCTCGGGCGCACGGACCACCAGGTCAAGATCAACGGCGTCCGGATCGAGCCCGCCGAGGTCGAGGCCGCCCTGGCCGGCCACCCGGGCATCCGGGAGGCTGCCGTCACCTCGTACAAGACGCCGACGGGCGACACACGGCTCGCGGCCTATCTGCTGAGCCGTCCGGACGAGGCCCCGACGGCCCCCGAGGCGCTGCGGGAGTTCCTCGCCGGGCGACTGCCGGAGAGCCATCTGCCCTCCGTGTACGTCGAGATGGCGTCGTTCCCCAGGACGTCCAGCGGCAAGCTGGACCGGCTGGCGCTTCCCGCCCCCGATGCGACGGGCAACCCGGAGGCCGTGCCCACCACGGACGCCGAGCGGCTGGTCGCCGGGCTGTGGCGGGAGTTGTTCCACGCCGAGGACATCGGTGTGCACGACGACTTCTTCCGACTGGGCGGCTCCTCCCTCCAGCTGACCCGGCTCGCCAACCGGCTGCGCGCCGCGACCGGCCGGGACATCGAACTGCCCCGGCTGCTCCGCGCGACCACCGTCGCCGCGCAGGCCCGCCTGATCGCCGTGGAGGACGACGGCACGGAGCGGGCCGAAGCGCCCGCGGTGCGCCCGGTGCCGCGCACCGGCGGCCTGCCGCTCTCGCTCGGCCAGCGGCGACTGTGGCTGCTGGACCGGATCAACCCACGCAGCCGCGAGTGGGTGACCGGCCTCTTCCTTCGGGTGCCCGCCACCGACGGCGAACCGCTGGTACGGCGCGCCCTGGACGAACTGACGACACGTCATGAAGCGCTGCGTACGCGGTTCGTGGCGGACGGCGGCCAGGGCGGAGAGCCGTCCCAGCTCATCGATCCGCCCGGCCCCATGACGCTGCGCACCGTCACGGCCCCGCGGGCAAGGGTCGGCGAACTCGTCGAGCGGGACGCCGCCGAGGGATTCGACCTGGAACACGGCCCCGTCGCCCGCGCCTTGCTGATCAGCGAACCCGATACCGGCCCCACCGCCGAGGCCGCCGACCGCACGTTGGTCCTGCTGATGCACCACATCGTCGGCGACGGCTGGTCGGCGACCGTCCTGCGTGAGGAGTTCCACGAGATCCTCGGCGCGCTGCGCGCCGGCCGCCGCCCCGAACTGCCCGAGCTGGCCGTGCAGTACGCCGACTACGCGGTCTGGCAGCGCGAGCGGCTCACCGAGGATGTCGTGGCGCGCGAGCTCGACCACTGGAGGACGGTGCTCGACGGGGCCGCTCCGCTGGCCCTGCGCACCGACCGGCCGCGGCCCCCCGCACGGGACGCCCGCGGTTCGGTCGTCACGTTCACCGTGCCCGCCGACATCGCGGAGGGGCTCACCGAGTTGGGGCGGCGCGGTGACGCGACTCCGTTCATGGTGCTGCTCACGGCGTTCACGACGCTGCTGGCCCGGTACACCGGTCAGTGGGACGTGGCGATCGGGACCCCGGTGGCCGGGCGGGAGCGGCCCGAGATCGAAGGCGTCGTCGGGTTCTTCCTCAACAGTCTCGTCCTGCGCTGCCCGCTGGACGGATCGCTCGCCTTCGAGCAGGCGCTGGAGCGGGTCAGGGAAGTCTGCAAGGACGCCTTCGGCCACCAGGAACTGCCCTTCGAGGAACTGGTCGCCGCACTCGCGCCCGAGCGCGACCTGTCCCGCACGCCGCTCTACCAGGTGGCGTTCGACTACCACGGCGAGGAACTCACCGGCTCCGCGGCCGACGCCGACGAGCTCGACGCCGTGACCGAGGTGTCGTCCATCGCGAAGACGGACCTCACCCTCTACATGCGCGGGCAGCCCGACGGCACCCTCGTCGGCGCGTTGGAGTACGCCACCTCGCTGTTCGAGCGCGCCACCGTGGAGCGGCTCGCGGGCCACTTCCGGCAGCTGCTGGAGTCGGTCGTCACCGAGCCGCTCGGGCGCCTCGACACCTTGGACCTGCTGCCGGACGACGAGCGACTCGCCCTGTCCGCGCCGGGGCGGCACAACCACACCCCGGCGCCCGACGTGACGGCGTCGGTGCCGGCGCTGTTCGCGGCGCGGGCCGCGGCCGTGCCCGACGCCACGGCGCTGGTCGCCGACGGCGCGACGGCGACCTTCGCCGAACTGGACACGCGGGCGAACCAGCTGGCCCACCTGCTCCGCGGTCTCGGTGTGGGGCCCGAATCGGTGGTCGGTGTGCTGCTCGACCGCGGCATCGACCTGCCGGTGACGCTGCTCGCCGTGTGGAAGGCCGGCGCCGCCTATCTTCCGCTGGATCCGTCCTTCCCCGTGGACCGTGTCGGCGGCGTGCTCGCCGACGCGCGGGCGCGGGTGGTGGTGACGCGGTCCGAGCACCGGGAGCGACTCGCCGATGTCTTCCCCGGACGGTTCGTGGCCACCGACGACGACGCGGACCTGATCGCGGCGCAGCCGGGCTCACCGCCGGCCCGTCCGGCGCACCTGGACCCGGGGCTGGGCCGGGATCTGGACCTGCCGGCGTACGTGATCTACACCTCCGGTTCCACAGGCCGGCCCAAGGGCGTGCAGATCACCCATCGCGGACTGGCGAACCATGTCCGCTGGGCGGTCGAGGAGCTGGCCTCCCGGGGTACCGGCGGCGGCGCGGTGTTCTCGTCGGTGGCCTTCGACCTCGTGGTGCCGAACCTCTGGGCTCCGCTGCTCGCGGGCCTGCCGACGCATCTGCTGCCGCAGGATCTGGATCTGGCGGAGCTGGGCACCCGGCTCCGGTCCGCCGCGCCGTTCTCCTTCCTCAAACTGACTCCCGGGCACATGGAGATCCTCGCGCGGCAGCTCGATCCGGAGGTGCTGGCCGGGCTGGCCGGGGTGATCGTGGTGGCCGGGGAGGCGCTGCCGGTGCGCCGGGCCGACGAGTGGGCGCGGACGCTGGGCGCCGGACGGCTCATCAACGAGTACGGGCCCACCGAGGCGTCCGTCGGCACCTGCGTCTACCCGGTGACCGCTCCCGTGAGCGGTGAATCGGTGCCCATCGGGCGGCCGTTGCCGGGCGTGACCATGCATGTCCTCGACGATCTGATGCGCCCGGCACCGACGGGTGTCGTCGGCGAACTGTATGTCGGAGGCCTGGGTGTGGCCCGTGGTTACGCGGCTCGCCCCGAGCTGACCGCCGCGTGCTTCGTACCGGACCCGTACGGTCCGGCGGGGGCACGGCTCTACCGGACCGGCGATGTGGTCCGGTTGCTGCCCGACGGCCACGTCGACTTCGTCGGCAGGCGCGACAGCCAGGTGAAGATCCGCGGCTACCGGGTCGAGCTCGGCGAGATCAAGAGCGTGCTCGACGCACACCCCGCCGTCGCGGAAGCGGTCGTGACGGCCGTCGAGGACGCGGACGGCAACACCGGTCTGGCCGCCTACTGGGTACCTGCCCCCGGGGTGCCGGAACGCGCGGAGACCCGGGAGGAGCTCGCCGCCCATGTGGCCGAGCGGCTCCCCGGTTACATGGTCCCCCGTACGTTCACGCCGATCGCACGGGTCCCGCTGAACGCCAACGGGAAGCTCGACCGGGCCGCGCTGCCGAAACCGCGGGAGGCGGCGGCGGACGACCTCGTCGAACCGCGGGGTGTCGTGGAGGAGCGGATCGCGGAGATCTTCGAGGAACTTCTCGGAGTCCGCGCGGGCGCGCACAGCCATTTCTTCCGCAGCGGCGGCAACTCGATTCTCGCGATCCGGCTGATCGCGGAAATCCAGCAGGCATTCGACATCGACTTTCCCACCCGAGCCGTCTTCGAGGGCGGCACCGTCGCCGAACTGGCCGAGGTGGTGGAGACAGAGGTCCGCGCGGAGATCGATCAGATGTCGCAGGAGGATCTGATGGCGGAGGCACTGGAGTGGGACGAGCACCCCTCGCCGAACGGCACCACATGA
- a CDS encoding acyl carrier protein, translating into MTEEDYVSALVKFIGEEFLQGEEQAKLNDVSPLMESGVLDSLRVALLLTYIRDELGLYVSPAKIDIDHFKDIRTIAGMLHELSLDAGAQKEKA; encoded by the coding sequence ATGACCGAAGAGGATTACGTTTCCGCGCTCGTCAAGTTCATTGGAGAGGAATTCCTCCAGGGCGAAGAGCAGGCGAAACTGAACGACGTCTCCCCGCTCATGGAGTCGGGCGTCCTGGACTCGCTGCGGGTCGCGCTCCTGCTGACCTACATCCGTGACGAGCTGGGCCTGTACGTCTCTCCCGCGAAGATCGACATCGATCATTTCAAGGACATCCGGACCATCGCCGGCATGCTGCACGAGCTGTCGCTGGACGCCGGCGCCCAGAAGGAGAAGGCATGA
- a CDS encoding MFS transporter: MSPADGPATETGPPRPAGPLRRNRDYLLLWLGAGVSALGDRTAAIAYPLLMLWDGGSPTDAGFVGFAALLPMLLVQLPAGVLVDRLDRRRTMIVCDVAALLALTSVAVAVFSDRLWLVHMMTAAFVGGTASIFYRLSERAAVRNVVHPAHLSAALSGNEARTRAAGLLGQPLGSSLYGVARWSPFVFAVVGHLAALVSLLFIRRRFQSERGRSPLRLRAEMAEGFRWLLGQRFLRAAIGLVAVTNVLFQALSLALVLIVKENGGSPAAIGVIGLVSGLGGIAGALSGSQFVRRLRPGPVIISIFGIWTVLMPMVALAREVYLLAALFAGTSFAGAVLNVLAGVYQVRMTPDEMQGRVGGVSGLLSSGASSLGSLAGGFALSSAGSTRTVLGVGALMLATLVAAALIPAVRDARRVDDPDEHDVPAEKSGEAGEPEKFGEPGDPGEPEKSGKSGEPTEPGEPGRGTAERAGSSSDSAR; the protein is encoded by the coding sequence GTGAGCCCTGCCGACGGACCGGCCACCGAGACCGGCCCGCCCCGGCCCGCCGGGCCGCTGCGCCGGAACCGTGACTACCTGCTGCTGTGGCTGGGCGCCGGCGTCTCGGCCCTGGGGGACCGGACGGCCGCCATCGCCTACCCGCTGTTGATGCTGTGGGACGGGGGATCGCCCACCGACGCCGGTTTCGTGGGCTTCGCCGCGCTGCTGCCGATGCTGCTCGTCCAGCTGCCCGCGGGCGTGCTGGTCGACCGTCTGGACCGCCGCAGGACGATGATCGTCTGCGATGTGGCGGCGTTGCTGGCCCTGACGAGCGTGGCCGTGGCGGTGTTCAGCGACAGGCTGTGGCTGGTCCACATGATGACCGCGGCCTTCGTCGGCGGTACGGCGTCGATCTTCTACCGGCTCTCCGAACGGGCGGCGGTCCGCAATGTGGTCCATCCGGCCCATCTGTCCGCCGCCCTGTCCGGGAACGAGGCCAGGACCCGGGCGGCGGGCCTGCTGGGACAGCCGCTCGGCAGTTCGCTGTACGGGGTGGCGCGATGGTCACCGTTCGTGTTCGCGGTGGTGGGTCATCTCGCCGCGCTGGTGAGCCTGTTGTTCATCCGCCGGCGGTTCCAGTCCGAGCGCGGCCGTTCCCCGCTGCGGCTGCGGGCCGAAATGGCCGAGGGATTCCGCTGGTTGCTGGGCCAGCGCTTCCTGCGCGCCGCGATAGGGCTGGTCGCCGTCACCAACGTCCTGTTCCAGGCACTGTCGTTGGCGCTGGTCCTGATCGTCAAGGAGAACGGCGGCTCCCCGGCGGCCATCGGTGTCATCGGACTGGTGTCGGGCCTGGGCGGGATCGCGGGCGCCCTGTCCGGTTCGCAGTTCGTCCGCCGGCTGCGCCCCGGCCCGGTGATCATTTCGATCTTCGGGATCTGGACGGTGCTGATGCCGATGGTCGCGCTGGCGCGGGAGGTGTACCTGCTGGCGGCGCTGTTCGCCGGCACGTCCTTCGCCGGTGCGGTCCTCAATGTGCTGGCCGGCGTCTACCAGGTGCGGATGACTCCGGACGAGATGCAGGGCCGGGTGGGCGGCGTCTCGGGCCTGCTGAGTTCCGGGGCCAGTTCGCTGGGCTCGCTGGCCGGCGGATTCGCGCTGAGCTCCGCCGGATCGACCAGGACGGTGCTGGGCGTCGGGGCCTTGATGCTGGCGACCCTCGTGGCCGCGGCGCTGATCCCCGCGGTGCGCGACGCCCGGCGCGTCGACGATCCGGACGAACACGACGTACCGGCCGAGAAGTCCGGGGAGGCCGGGGAGCCCGAGAAGTTCGGGGAGCCCGGGGACCCCGGGGAGCCCGAGAAGTCCGGGAAGTCCGGCGAGCCCACGGAGCCCGGGGAGCCCGGGAGAGGTACGGCGGAACGGGCCGGTTCGTCGTCCGATTCCGCGCGATAA